In the genome of Synechococcus sp. CB0101, the window GCCACCAACCGCATGGGCGGCACCTTGCTGGTGACCGCCGATCACGGCAATGCCGAACTGATGGAAGGGCCTGATGGCCGGCCCTGGACCGCGCACACCACCAATCCCGTGCCCGTCATCCTGGTGGAAGGAGAGCAGCGCAAGCTGCCAGGCCACGGCAACGCGGTGGAACTGCGCAGCGGCGGCGGCCTGGCCGATATCGCTCCCACCCTGCTGGAGATCCTCGGCCTGCCGCAGCCCTCGCGCATGACGGGCAGCTCCCTGGTTGTGCCAGTCGGTAGCACCGCCGTGCCCAGCCGCATCCCTCAGACCCTGGGGGTCTGATCCGGCCCACTAGGCTTCCGCCATGCTCCAAACCGTTTTCACCTGGATCTGGCTGGCCAGCGGCGTGCTGCTGATGATCAGCGTGTTGCTGCACAGCCCCAAGGGCGATGGTATGGGCGGGCTTGCCTCCAGCGGCAGCTCCATGTTCAGCAGCGCCCGTAGTGCTGAAGCCACCCTCAACCGCATCACCTGGACCCTGCTGGCCGTGTTCCTGGGTCTGGCCACCGCCCTGAGCGCCGGTTGGTTCAAGCTCTGATCGCAGCCCGGCTTTTCCGATCTCCACCTTGACGATGCCCCGCCGCACTTTCCTGGCGAGCCTCACAGCTCTGCTCAGTCCGCTGCTTGGCGGCAAAACCGCTGACGCGGCCTCTGCTGCGGCAGACCCGCAGTGGAACCTCAGCGACGCCGAATGGAAGAGCCGCCTCAGCCCCGCGGCCTACCAGGTGCTACGCCAAGAAGGCACCGAACGCCCCTTCAGCAGCCCGCTCAACAGCGAAAAACGCGCCGGCACCTTTCATTGCGCCGGCTGCGATCTTGCTCTGTTCAGCTCCAAAGCCAAATACGACAGCGGCACCGGCTGGCCCAGCTTCTGGCAGCCCCTGCCCAAGGCGATCGGCACCAAGGTGGATTTCAAGCTGATCGTGCCGCGCACTGAATACCACTGCAGCCGCTGCGGAGGGCACCAAGGACACGTGTTCGGCGACGGCCCCAAACCCACTGGCAAGCGCTACTGCAACAACGGCGTGGCGTTGACCTTTAAACCCAACACCTGAGGATTCGTTGTTGGTGGGTGGATCAGAACAGCTGCGGGGAGCCAACGCGCTCGGCGTAGGCCTCTTCGCCGTGTTCTGCCACATCAACACCCAGGTTTTCGGCATCTTCGCTGACCCGGAACTGAACGCCGAGAGCACGCAGAACTCCCGCAATCAAGAAGGTTCCGATCGCCGCCAGGCCGTAAGCCACCAGCACCGCCTGCAGCTGACCCAGCACCAGGGCGCCGCGGCCCTGTTCGGCTAAGACCTGACCCGCAGGGTGGGAGGAGATCAATTCAGCGTTGGCGAACAAACCCGTAAGCAGAGCCCCGGCGGTGCCGCCCACACCATGCACCGCGTAGGTATCGAGGGAATCATCGAAGCGCAGCTTCACCTTGAGCTGCACTGACCCGTAGCAGAGCACTGCGGTGATGGCGCCAATCGCCATGGCCGAGCCAATGGTCACAAAACCAGCGGCAGGGGTCACACCCACTAAACCGGCCACCGCACCCGTGGCCATGCCCACGGCGGTGGGCTTGCCGTCACGCCAGGTTTCCATCAACGACCAGGCCACCAGACCAGCCGCGGCAGCCACGTGGGTTGTGGTGAAGGGAATCTCCGCGCCACCAACAGCCAGCTGGCTGCCGCCGTTGAAGCCGAACCAACCAAACCAGAGCAACCCGGTACCCAGCAGGATCTGGGTCACGTCATGGGGAGGACGGACCGCTTTGGGCCACTGGCGACGCGCACCGATCAGGCCCGCCAAGACCAATGCGGTCACGCCTGAGCTGATGTGCACCACCGTGCCACCCGCAAAATCGAGGTCTTTGCCCAGGACACCACCACCCCAGACCATGTGGGCCAGCGGGGAATAGACCAGCAGCAGCCAGATCGGCGTGAACAGGCACCAGAAGCGGAAGCTGATTCGCTCGACCAGGGCGCCGGAAATGAGGGCCGGCGTGATGATCGCGAACATGCCCTGGAACAGAGCAAAGGTCAGGCCGGGAACCGCCAGACCATCCCAAACCTCAGGCAGACGCTCGAGCAAGGCAAAGGTGAAGGGGTTACCCACCACCGCCTGGGCCGCACCGCCATCGGCGAAGGCCAGGCTGAAGCCAAAGCTGGCCCAGACCAAGGTGGCGATGCCCATCATCACGAAGCTCATCACCATCGTGTTGAGCACGTTGCGCCCCTGAACAAAGCCGCCGTAGAAGAAGGCCAGGCCAGGGGTCATCAACAGAACCATCGCCGCTGAGATCAGCAGCAAGGTGTTGTCGGAGCTGGAGAGCGCTGCTTCAGCGGCTTGGGCGGGGAGGAAAGCACCCGCCAGCAACTGGACCGCCGGCACAGTCACAGCAGCAATCAGCAATCTGCGCTGTCGCGAAAGAAACGGCACGCGAACTCATTCGGTGATGACAGATACCGTTCCAGACAACCCAGACGACGGACTGTTCGCTCTGAACATTTTCTAGCGAACCGCGGCTAGACGTTCATCGTCCTTAGGCCTCCACCTCGTCCAGTCTTTGATGAAGGCGTCGACGATGCGCTGGAACTGGGTACCGACTCCAACAGCGCTCGAACCGAGGCATGAAAAAAGCCCCCGCCGGAGCGGGGGCTAAAGATCGATCGACGAAAAGCGATCAGTAGTCGAAGTCGCCGCCCATGCCGCCGCCGGCAGGAGCTGCTTCCTTCTTCTCGGGCATGTCAGCCACGATGCACTCGGTGGTCAGCACCATGCCGGCGATGGAGGCGGCATTTTGCAGACCGGAGCGGGTCACCTTGGCGGGGTCCACGATGCCGGCAGCCAGCATGTCGACGTACTCGCCGGTGGCGGCGTTGTAGCCCTCGCTGAAGGGCTTGTTCTTCACGTGCTCGGCCACCACGGAGCCGTTCACACCAGCGTTCTCAGCGATGCGCTTGAGGGGAGCGGTGAGGGCGGACGCCACGATGGTGGCGCCGATCAGCTCTTCGCCGGAGAGGTTGGAGGCCGCCCACTGCTCGAGGGCAGGAGCCAGGTGGGCCAGGGTGGTGCCACCACCAGGAACGATGCCTTCTTCAACGGCCGCCTTGGTGGCGTTGATGGCGTCTTCCAGGCGCAGCTTCTTGTCCTTCATCTCGGTCTCGGTGGCGGCACCCACCTTGACCACGGCCACACCGCCGCTCAGCTTGGCCAGACGCTCCTGCAGCTTCTCCTTGTCATAGGAGGAGTCGGTTTCGTCCATCTGCTTGCGGATCTGCTCGCAGCGGGCCTTCACAGCCACCTCGTTGCCTTCGGCCACGATGGTGGTGGTGTCCTTGTTGATGGTGATGCGACGGGCGGTGCCCAGCATCTCCAGCTTGGCGTTCTCGAGCTTGAGGCCGGCGTCCTCGGTGATCAGCTGTCCGTTGGTGAGAACGGCGATGTCCTCGAGCATGGCCTTACGGCGATCGCCGAAGCCAGGGGCCTTCACAGCGGCCACATTCAGCACACCGCGCAGGCGGTTCACCACCAGGGTGGCGAGGGCTTCCTTCTCGATGTCCTCGGCAATGATCAGCAGAGGCTTGCCGGTGCGAGCGATCTGCTCGAGCACGGGCACCAGATCCTGCACCAGGCCGATCTTCTTGTCGGTGAGGAGGATGTAGGGATCCTCGAGCACCGCTTCCATGCGCTCGGTGTCGGTGGCGAAGTAGGGCGAGATGTAGCCCTTGTCGAAGCGCATGCCCTCGGTGACCTCCAGCTCGGTGGTCATCGACTTGCCTTCCTCGAGGGAGATCACACCCTCTTTGCCGACCTTGTCCATGGCGTCGGCGATCATGCGGCCCACCTCTTCGTCGTTACCGGCGGAGATGGTGCCCACCTGGGCGATGGCGTTGGAGTCGCTGATCGGCTTGGCGTGCTCCTTGATCTTCTCGACCAGGAACTCAGCAGCCTTGTCGATGCCCTTCTTCAGGGTGATGGCGTTGGCGCCAGCGGCCACGTTGCGCAGACCGGCCTTCACCATGGCGTGAGCCAGCACGGTGGCGGTGGTGGTGCCGTCGCCGGCGGCGTCATTGGTCTTGGAGGCGGCCTGACGGATCAGGGCAACACCGGTGTTCTCGATGTGGTCTTCGAGTT includes:
- the secG gene encoding preprotein translocase subunit SecG, whose translation is MLQTVFTWIWLASGVLLMISVLLHSPKGDGMGGLASSGSSMFSSARSAEATLNRITWTLLAVFLGLATALSAGWFKL
- the msrB gene encoding peptide-methionine (R)-S-oxide reductase MsrB: MPRRTFLASLTALLSPLLGGKTADAASAAADPQWNLSDAEWKSRLSPAAYQVLRQEGTERPFSSPLNSEKRAGTFHCAGCDLALFSSKAKYDSGTGWPSFWQPLPKAIGTKVDFKLIVPRTEYHCSRCGGHQGHVFGDGPKPTGKRYCNNGVALTFKPNT
- a CDS encoding ammonium transporter, with the protein product MPAVQLLAGAFLPAQAAEAALSSSDNTLLLISAAMVLLMTPGLAFFYGGFVQGRNVLNTMVMSFVMMGIATLVWASFGFSLAFADGGAAQAVVGNPFTFALLERLPEVWDGLAVPGLTFALFQGMFAIITPALISGALVERISFRFWCLFTPIWLLLVYSPLAHMVWGGGVLGKDLDFAGGTVVHISSGVTALVLAGLIGARRQWPKAVRPPHDVTQILLGTGLLWFGWFGFNGGSQLAVGGAEIPFTTTHVAAAAGLVAWSLMETWRDGKPTAVGMATGAVAGLVGVTPAAGFVTIGSAMAIGAITAVLCYGSVQLKVKLRFDDSLDTYAVHGVGGTAGALLTGLFANAELISSHPAGQVLAEQGRGALVLGQLQAVLVAYGLAAIGTFLIAGVLRALGVQFRVSEDAENLGVDVAEHGEEAYAERVGSPQLF
- the groL gene encoding chaperonin GroEL (60 kDa chaperone family; promotes refolding of misfolded polypeptides especially under stressful conditions; forms two stacked rings of heptamers to form a barrel-shaped 14mer; ends can be capped by GroES; misfolded proteins enter the barrel where they are refolded when GroES binds), producing MAKRIIYNEQARRALEKGIDILAESVAVTLGPKGRNVVLEKKFGAPQIINDGVTIAKEIELEDHIENTGVALIRQAASKTNDAAGDGTTTATVLAHAMVKAGLRNVAAGANAITLKKGIDKAAEFLVEKIKEHAKPISDSNAIAQVGTISAGNDEEVGRMIADAMDKVGKEGVISLEEGKSMTTELEVTEGMRFDKGYISPYFATDTERMEAVLEDPYILLTDKKIGLVQDLVPVLEQIARTGKPLLIIAEDIEKEALATLVVNRLRGVLNVAAVKAPGFGDRRKAMLEDIAVLTNGQLITEDAGLKLENAKLEMLGTARRITINKDTTTIVAEGNEVAVKARCEQIRKQMDETDSSYDKEKLQERLAKLSGGVAVVKVGAATETEMKDKKLRLEDAINATKAAVEEGIVPGGGTTLAHLAPALEQWAASNLSGEELIGATIVASALTAPLKRIAENAGVNGSVVAEHVKNKPFSEGYNAATGEYVDMLAAGIVDPAKVTRSGLQNAASIAGMVLTTECIVADMPEKKEAAPAGGGMGGDFDY